Proteins encoded by one window of Cyclobacteriaceae bacterium:
- the ybeY gene encoding rRNA maturation RNase YbeY produces MSTIHFFSEKVKFKLANPRKTRTWIGQVVKQEGKELGEINIIFCSDTFLLQLNQSHLNHDTLTDIITFDYTEGQKSALSGDIFISIHRVKENAVKFKVPLDSELHRVIIHGILHLIGYKDKTTSHKSTMRGKEDAYLSLR; encoded by the coding sequence ATGTCTACCATCCACTTCTTTTCCGAGAAAGTTAAGTTTAAACTGGCTAATCCACGAAAAACCCGTACCTGGATAGGGCAAGTGGTGAAGCAAGAGGGAAAAGAATTGGGAGAAATCAATATAATCTTCTGCTCAGACACATTTCTGCTACAGCTTAACCAATCCCACCTAAATCACGACACCTTAACGGATATCATTACTTTCGACTACACCGAAGGCCAAAAATCAGCTCTTTCTGGTGACATCTTTATCAGTATTCACCGCGTTAAAGAGAATGCTGTAAAATTTAAAGTTCCCCTTGATTCCGAACTGCACCGCGTAATCATTCATGGCATTCTGCACCTGATTGGCTATAAAGACAAAACCACAAGCCATAAATCAACCATGCGAGGAAAAGAAGACGCTTACTTATCTTTGCGTTAG
- the mnmG gene encoding tRNA uridine-5-carboxymethylaminomethyl(34) synthesis enzyme MnmG — MFKEYDVIVVGAGHAGCEAAAAAANMGSSVLLITMNMGTIAQMSCNPAMGGVAKGQIVREIDALGGLSGIVSDKSMIQFRMLNLSKGPAMWSPRTQNDRMKFAEEWRLALENIKNLDFWQEMVSSILVEEGRVVGVKTALGIEIKAKAVVLTNGTFLNGKIHIGEKNFGGGRTGEKSATGLTEQLTSLGFEAGRMKTGTPPRVDGRSLDYSKMEEQKGDENPAKFSFSDTKPLTNQLSCWITYTNESVHDTLKLGFERSPMFSGRIKGLGPRYCPSIEDKINRFAERERHQIFVEPEGWNTVEIYVNGFSTSLPEDIQYQALTKIKGFENAKMFRPGYAIEYDFFPPTQLKLTLETQLIDNLYFAGQINGTTGYEEAACQGLMAGINAHNKINNKDPFVLKRSEAYIGVLIDDLVNKGTQEPYRMFTSRAEYRVLLRQDNADIRLTELGHKLGLATDERLDRVLDKKNGVNHLIAFLEKVKVDPIHVNDELTQMNTAVIREKIAVASLLKRPEISIREIKSLNRDLAQTINQFSEEIQQQAEIEIKYQTYIERERKLAEKIGSLENYKIKADFDYDRVKALSAEAREKLKKIKPETIGQASRISGVSPADISILTVYMGK; from the coding sequence ATGTTTAAAGAGTATGATGTAATTGTGGTGGGTGCGGGGCATGCGGGCTGTGAGGCTGCTGCTGCCGCAGCGAACATGGGGTCAAGTGTTCTGCTAATTACGATGAACATGGGCACGATAGCCCAAATGTCGTGTAACCCTGCTATGGGTGGGGTTGCCAAAGGGCAAATTGTTCGGGAAATTGATGCCTTGGGTGGTTTGTCGGGAATCGTTTCCGATAAGTCCATGATTCAATTCAGGATGCTCAATCTTTCGAAGGGGCCAGCAATGTGGAGTCCGCGCACACAAAATGACCGGATGAAGTTTGCAGAAGAATGGAGACTAGCCTTGGAAAACATCAAAAACCTGGACTTCTGGCAGGAAATGGTTAGTTCAATACTAGTTGAAGAGGGCCGGGTTGTGGGTGTTAAAACGGCCTTGGGAATTGAGATAAAAGCCAAAGCGGTTGTACTCACAAATGGAACATTCCTAAACGGAAAAATTCACATTGGAGAGAAAAACTTTGGTGGAGGACGCACTGGCGAGAAATCGGCCACGGGCCTTACCGAACAACTGACTTCCCTGGGGTTTGAGGCGGGTCGTATGAAGACGGGGACACCTCCACGGGTTGATGGACGCTCGTTGGATTACTCCAAAATGGAAGAGCAAAAAGGAGATGAAAACCCCGCTAAGTTTTCTTTCTCCGATACAAAGCCATTAACCAATCAACTAAGCTGTTGGATTACATACACCAATGAATCTGTGCACGATACGCTAAAGTTAGGGTTTGAACGATCGCCCATGTTTAGTGGTCGAATAAAAGGGCTTGGGCCACGATACTGCCCCTCGATAGAAGACAAGATCAACCGATTCGCGGAACGCGAACGACACCAAATATTTGTAGAGCCCGAAGGCTGGAATACCGTTGAAATCTACGTTAACGGGTTCTCTACCTCATTGCCAGAAGACATTCAGTATCAAGCGCTTACAAAAATAAAGGGCTTCGAAAATGCTAAAATGTTTCGGCCAGGTTATGCCATTGAATACGACTTTTTTCCGCCAACACAGCTCAAACTGACATTAGAGACGCAACTCATTGATAATCTGTATTTTGCTGGTCAAATTAACGGTACAACGGGGTATGAAGAAGCGGCTTGTCAAGGCCTAATGGCGGGAATAAATGCCCACAACAAAATCAATAACAAGGATCCTTTCGTGCTGAAACGTTCCGAAGCTTATATCGGGGTACTCATTGATGACCTGGTGAACAAAGGGACGCAAGAACCGTATCGAATGTTTACTTCAAGGGCTGAGTATCGTGTGCTGCTCCGTCAGGACAATGCCGATATTCGCTTAACGGAATTAGGCCACAAGTTGGGGCTTGCTACAGACGAAAGACTTGACCGTGTACTGGACAAAAAGAACGGTGTAAATCATCTGATCGCTTTCCTTGAAAAAGTGAAAGTTGATCCGATTCATGTGAACGATGAGTTGACGCAAATGAACACGGCTGTCATCCGAGAGAAGATAGCGGTTGCATCACTATTGAAACGGCCCGAGATCAGCATTCGGGAAATCAAGTCGCTTAACCGGGACCTGGCTCAAACGATAAATCAATTCTCAGAAGAAATTCAGCAACAAGCCGAGATAGAAATCAAATACCAAACCTATATTGAGCGCGAAAGAAAACTGGCTGAAAAAATAGGATCTCTGGAGAATTATAAAATAAAGGCTGACTTTGATTACGATCGGGTGAAAGCACTATCTGCAGAAGCACGGGAAAAACTCAAAAAAATAAAACCCGAAACGATCGGTCAGGCCTCTCGAATCAGTGGTGTTTCTCCCGCTGATATTTCTATTCTTACTGTTTACATGGGCAAATAA
- a CDS encoding class I SAM-dependent methyltransferase has translation MTTIDRCPVCSGTQLTDLYSCKDYMVSHETFQIKICSSCALGITTPRPDSEKLDKYYLSDEYISHSGNTSGFVGSLYRTARKVTLGWKQKLVESQTSSKNKSVLDFGCGTGEFLLTMKKKGWTIAGVEPSNLAREKADNLLGITTLQSLKDLGKNNFSAITLWHVLEHVPHLNETLATFLQLIDKRGALFVAVPNYQSPDAQHYKQYWAGFDVPRHLWHFSKESMTQLLNRNGFELVAIKPMILDSFYISLLSEKYKGKPGYRQYVNGFLNGLKSNSEARKKTNFSSLIYIARPK, from the coding sequence ATGACAACCATTGATCGCTGCCCCGTTTGTTCCGGTACACAATTAACCGATCTGTACAGTTGTAAAGATTACATGGTTTCACATGAAACATTTCAGATAAAAATCTGCAGCTCCTGTGCCTTAGGCATCACAACACCACGACCCGATTCAGAGAAGCTTGATAAATATTATTTGTCTGATGAATACATCTCCCATTCCGGAAACACATCAGGTTTCGTTGGAAGTCTCTACCGAACTGCCCGCAAAGTAACGCTTGGGTGGAAGCAAAAACTTGTTGAATCGCAGACCTCAAGTAAGAATAAGTCAGTACTAGACTTTGGGTGCGGGACCGGTGAATTTCTTTTAACGATGAAGAAGAAAGGTTGGACCATAGCCGGAGTAGAGCCTTCCAATCTTGCCCGTGAAAAAGCGGACAACTTGTTAGGCATTACAACACTACAATCGCTTAAAGATCTAGGTAAAAATAATTTCTCTGCCATTACCCTGTGGCATGTACTGGAACACGTACCCCACTTGAACGAAACACTTGCCACATTTCTTCAGCTAATCGACAAACGTGGCGCTTTATTTGTTGCAGTACCTAACTATCAATCCCCCGATGCCCAGCACTACAAACAATATTGGGCTGGGTTTGATGTGCCGCGACACCTTTGGCACTTTTCAAAAGAAAGTATGACACAACTGCTGAACAGAAATGGATTTGAACTTGTAGCTATAAAACCCATGATTCTGGATTCATTTTATATCAGTCTGCTAAGCGAAAAATACAAAGGTAAACCAGGATATAGGCAATACGTTAACGGATTTCTAAATGGATTAAAATCGAATAGTGAAGCCAGAAAAAAAACTAACTTTTCAAGCCTAATCTATATTGCGCGGCCCAAATGA
- a CDS encoding ATP-binding protein — translation MNTISIQVPSIIDNIRMIESFIDNAKERFHLDEDIYGNIMIAVTEAVNNAIKHGNAGNSSKNVYLSLFLNENLLKFTIKDEGPGFDYHNLPDPTSPENLEKPGGRGIFLMKHLSDEVEFKDGGKVVELSFYM, via the coding sequence ATGAATACCATCAGCATTCAGGTTCCTTCGATTATTGATAACATCCGCATGATTGAAAGCTTTATCGATAATGCCAAAGAGCGTTTTCACCTGGATGAAGATATTTACGGCAACATTATGATTGCGGTAACAGAGGCTGTCAATAATGCAATCAAGCATGGCAATGCCGGTAACTCATCAAAAAATGTATACCTGAGCCTCTTTCTAAACGAGAACCTGTTAAAATTTACCATTAAAGATGAGGGTCCCGGTTTTGATTACCATAACCTGCCCGACCCAACATCACCTGAAAACCTTGAAAAACCCGGAGGAAGGGGGATTTTCTTAATGAAACATCTTTCTGATGAGGTAGAATTCAAAGATGGGGGAAAGGTTGTTGAGCTGAGCTTCTATATGTAG
- the gldJ gene encoding gliding motility lipoprotein GldJ, producing the protein MNNYLKALLVLAAGSVVLSACSLFGGGGGRPTASNPGQVSTATGLPFNDEDAGGFMVNAYQGQPDAPNMVFIEGGRTVMGSFEEDVMSYRDNIERTVSVASYYMDETEIANIHWLEYLHYMARDSSQEVYQAALPDTTVWVGKLAFNDPYVDHYLRYPGFRYFPVVGISWTQASNYTVWRTRAVNIQLAEEAGTEYAETDGRIPLESGIVIPSYRLPTEAEWEYAAQAMIGTQWLEEMQTHQRVYPWDGHAVRNPYGKQMGFMLANFKRGRGDYAGIAGRLNDGALITSYIYEFPPNDYGLYNMAGNVSEWVQDVYRPLSFQDVDDLNPIRRDGFLDDARGYNNNVIKDPDTGEWTTRNAESFTSLVTDRARVYKGGSWKDVAYWMSPGTRRFLDQDSATATIGFRCAMIRAGSNY; encoded by the coding sequence ATGAATAATTATCTTAAGGCTCTTTTGGTATTAGCTGCCGGATCTGTTGTTCTATCAGCATGTTCACTTTTTGGTGGCGGAGGTGGCAGGCCTACTGCCTCAAACCCTGGCCAGGTAAGTACGGCCACCGGACTTCCCTTTAATGATGAGGATGCTGGAGGTTTTATGGTTAATGCCTATCAGGGCCAACCCGATGCCCCAAACATGGTTTTTATTGAGGGGGGGCGCACCGTGATGGGATCATTTGAAGAAGATGTGATGTCCTATCGCGACAATATTGAGAGAACCGTTTCTGTTGCTTCCTATTACATGGATGAAACAGAAATCGCCAATATCCACTGGTTAGAATACCTGCACTACATGGCACGTGATTCTTCGCAAGAAGTTTATCAGGCTGCCTTGCCGGACACTACCGTTTGGGTTGGAAAATTGGCCTTTAACGATCCCTATGTTGATCACTATCTCCGTTATCCTGGTTTCCGCTACTTCCCGGTTGTGGGTATTAGCTGGACTCAGGCCTCTAATTATACGGTTTGGAGAACACGTGCTGTAAACATTCAGCTGGCTGAAGAAGCCGGCACTGAATACGCAGAAACCGATGGCCGTATTCCGTTGGAATCCGGTATTGTTATTCCTTCCTATCGCCTGCCAACAGAAGCAGAGTGGGAATATGCCGCGCAGGCAATGATCGGAACGCAGTGGTTGGAAGAAATGCAAACCCACCAGCGCGTATACCCCTGGGATGGTCATGCCGTTCGTAACCCTTACGGAAAACAAATGGGCTTTATGCTGGCCAACTTCAAGCGTGGTCGTGGTGACTATGCCGGTATTGCTGGTCGTCTGAACGATGGCGCACTTATCACATCTTATATTTATGAATTCCCTCCGAACGATTACGGCTTGTATAATATGGCCGGTAACGTAAGCGAGTGGGTACAGGATGTTTACCGTCCGCTTTCTTTTCAGGATGTTGATGACTTGAACCCGATACGCAGAGATGGTTTCCTGGATGATGCCCGTGGTTACAATAACAATGTTATTAAAGATCCGGATACAGGTGAATGGACTACACGCAATGCTGAAAGCTTTACTTCTTTAGTTACTGACCGTGCTCGTGTATATAAAGGAGGAAGCTGGAAAGATGTTGCTTACTGGATGTCGCCCGGTACGCGCAGGTTCCTGGATCAGGACAGCGCTACGGCTACGATTGGTTTCCGTTGTGCCATGATCCGCGCTGGTTCGAACTATTAA
- a CDS encoding carboxymuconolactone decarboxylase family protein yields MGLVQDFNAYRSKMNEKIMASDSLIIKRIFNLDTNAYAEGSLDVKTKELIGLTCSLVLRCDDCVKYHLGKCKEVGLDTNQVQEAMGVATLVGGTIVIPHLRRAFEYWEELNHV; encoded by the coding sequence ATGGGATTAGTTCAAGATTTCAATGCATATCGAAGTAAAATGAATGAGAAAATCATGGCTTCCGATAGCCTGATTATAAAACGCATATTCAACCTGGACACCAACGCTTACGCGGAGGGCAGCCTTGATGTTAAAACCAAAGAGCTGATCGGTCTTACCTGCTCACTGGTGCTACGCTGCGATGATTGTGTGAAGTATCACCTGGGAAAATGCAAAGAGGTTGGCTTGGATACGAATCAGGTTCAGGAAGCTATGGGAGTCGCTACATTAGTGGGAGGGACCATTGTAATACCACACCTTCGCAGGGCCTTTGAATATTGGGAAGAACTTAACCATGTTTAA
- a CDS encoding ComF family protein produces MNLPELFHDFITLIYPRYCPACMDGLVKGEEILCSRCIHELPRTNFHLSRENAVFNRLYGRLPIHSGAAFLHFHKQGTVQNLLHEFKYNNRPEIGRKLGNVYGEDLDKSGFSGHFDHILPVPLHPSKLKKRGYNQSEEFAKGLSERLQKPVDASALQRARPTETQTRKSRLKRWQNVEDVFIVSEPEKVAGKKLLLVDDVITTGATLEACGQVLLEAGCTQLCVAGIAYAAE; encoded by the coding sequence ATGAATCTGCCGGAATTGTTTCACGACTTTATCACCCTGATCTATCCGCGGTATTGTCCTGCTTGTATGGATGGATTGGTAAAAGGCGAAGAAATTCTATGCAGCAGGTGTATACATGAGTTGCCCCGAACCAATTTCCACCTTTCCAGAGAAAATGCTGTCTTTAATCGCCTGTATGGTCGGTTGCCGATTCATTCTGGTGCGGCCTTTTTGCATTTTCATAAGCAGGGAACGGTTCAGAATCTACTGCATGAATTCAAATACAATAATCGCCCTGAAATTGGCCGGAAGCTTGGCAACGTATATGGTGAAGATTTGGACAAAAGTGGATTTTCCGGTCATTTTGACCATATTTTGCCTGTTCCGCTGCATCCATCAAAGCTGAAAAAGCGCGGGTACAATCAAAGTGAGGAGTTTGCAAAAGGCTTGAGTGAACGGTTACAAAAGCCAGTAGACGCCAGTGCCTTACAACGGGCAAGGCCTACCGAAACGCAAACACGAAAATCCAGATTAAAGCGCTGGCAAAATGTGGAAGACGTTTTTATAGTAAGTGAACCCGAGAAGGTGGCAGGTAAAAAATTGTTGTTGGTTGACGATGTGATTACCACGGGTGCAACCCTGGAAGCATGCGGTCAGGTATTGCTCGAAGCAGGATGTACACAACTTTGCGTTGCCGGCATTGCCTATGCAGCAGAATAA